The following nucleotide sequence is from Pseudobutyrivibrio ruminis HUN009.
ACCGTATGATGCAGGTTGTTAAAAACAACATGGATCAATTAGAGATTGACATTAAGGGCCAAGTGAGTGATAATCAAGAGTCCTACGAGACCCACAATAGAAATCTTCAGGATACACTTAAAAATGTATCAGATGGTTTAGATAATATTCAAAACGAGCTTTCCGAGAAAACGCACTCAGAATCAGTTCATTTATATCGTTTGATTCAGGATTTATTAAAAGAACACGACAACAGCGAAGAGCAGGCTGTTAAGGCAGTTGAGCATTACAGCTCATTAAAGAAGCTTTCGGTTGTAGTTATTGTTTTGCTTGTATTAACAATGGGGGTATCTATTGCATCACTTATTCTCTCGATAGGATTATTTTAAGATAGAATAGATGGAGGGATTATGCCGAATTCAGTTTTTATTATCGGACACAAGAACCCTGATACCGACAGTATTTGTGCCGCTATAGGATATGCATACCTTAAAAATGCACTTGGCACAGGAGTAAATTATATACCAAAGAAAGCGGGCGAGCTCAATAAGGAGACTCGTTACGTATTAGACCGTTTTGGCGTTCAGGAGCCAGAAACAATATCAGACGTTGGAGCACAGCTCATGGATATTGAGTACAGACAGCTCGAGGGCGTTGATGGTCATATTTCTCTTAAGAAGGCATGGGAAATCATGCTTGAGAGAGATGTTGTTACACTTCCAGTTATTGCAAAGACAGGCAAGCTTGAAGGTGTAATCGTAAACGGAGATATTGCGTACTCATACATGGATGTATACGACAATAGCATCCTTTCAAGAGCACGTACACAGTACTCAAACATTATTAGTACACTTAGTGGACGCCTTGTTACAGGAAATCCACACGCATATTTTGTAAAAGGTTCTGTAGTTATTGCATCAAACAACAGAGAGGATCTTAAAGAAGATATCAGCAGAGATGACCTTGTGATTGTTGGTAATATCACAGCTCGTCAGCTCATCTGTATCGAAGCTGGATGTAGCTGCTTAGTAGTTTGTGGCGCTTCATCAGTAGATCCAGAGGTTGAAAAGGCAGCTATAGATCATCAGGTAGTGCTTATCACTACGGAGTACGACACATTTACAGTTGCTCGTCTTATTCATCAGTCAATGCCTATTCGTCAGTTCATGCAGAAGGAAGACATTATCAGCTTTGAATTAGATGATTATGTAGATGATGTTAGAGAAGTTATGAAAACAGTTCGTCATCGAGATTTCCCAATCCTCGATGAAAACAGACATTACATTGGAATGGTTTCACGTCGTCTTCTTTTAAATATGCAAAAGAAGAAGGTTATCTTAGTAGACCACAATGAAAAGTCTCAGGCAGTTGATGGTATTGATCAGGCAGAGGTACTTGAAATCATCGACCACCACAGACTTGGTTCACTTGAAACTGTTTCACCAATTCTTTTCAGAAATCAGCCACTTGGCTCTACAGCCACAATCGTATCGCTGATGTTCAAGGAAAGAGGAGTACAAATTCCAAAGGAAATTGCTGGTGTACTTTGCTCAGCAATCCTTTCAGATACTTTAATGTTCAGGTCACCAACATGTACACCAACAGACGAAGAAAGAGCAAGAGAGCTTGCTAAGATTGCTGGTGTTGATGTTACAGAGCTTGCAACTTCTATGTTTGAAGCAGGAAGCGATTTTAGAGACCGTACAGCTGAGCAGATTTTCCATCAGGATTACAAAATCTTTACTAGCGGGGACATAAAGTTTGGAGTTGCCCAAGTAAGTTCAGTATCGAAGGGGCAGCTCAATTCAATTAAGGATGAAATCAGAAAATACATGGATTCAGTACTTAAATCATCAGATTTAAATGCTGTATTCGTAATGCTTACTGATATTCTTAATGAATCAACAGAGCTTCTATTCGTTGGCGGGGAGGCTGACAAAATAATTGCCGATGCATTTAGAATGCCTGTTGCTGCAGATAGTTACATTTTAGATGGTGTAGTTTCAAGAAAGAAACAGCTTATACCACCTATCATGGAATCTCTACAGGAATAAGCAAAATATAAATTAAAGGGCAGAATTTTGTTATGTTAATCAACGGATTTAATATTGCAGCAGAGAGAGTAGACTTATTAATAGCACTTGTGATGCTTTATTTGACAGTGGCCACCAAACCAAGGAGGACCGCTGTCCTTTCCGTTGTTTTTTATGGCCAGATTTTATCATTGGCAAATATTGTTCTGCACATGGCTTCTATTTTCCTTTTAAGCTTTGATACAGCCTTAGAAGGATTTCTTTTTAGAATGACTGTGTTGTTCTATTATGTTACTTATCTTGGAATTCTAGTTTTATTGTTTTCATATATACATTTGCTTAGTTTAAAGCAAAGAGAAAATTTAGATACGTTAAATGTTGTTGTTATTGTCTTCATCGCAATTTACATGGTTGTTGTAGGAGGAGTATTTATCTCTGATAGTTATGTAACTGTTATTGATGGAGCATACAAATTCACTGAATGGTTTTATGTCAATGTATGGTTTGCACTTTTGGATGTTGTGCTTATCGTTCTTTCCACCTTTCAGAATAGAAATGAAATCCCAAGAGTTCTCATGAACCTTATATTCATATTTGTACCATTTGAAATACTTACACTTGTTATTCAAATGATACAGCCACAGTATGTAATCCTTAGTGTTACATATGTAGTTCCATTTATGCTTTGCTATATTACTTTCCATAGCATTTTGTACGATGAGGTGACAGGCTGCCAAAATAAGCAGGCTTTCGAAGCTCATCTTTTGTCGCTTCAAAAGAAGAGTAAAAACGGAAAGCATATTGGTTTCATCTATATTAAGTTCCCTCGTCTTGAGGTTGTAGATAACTATGAGCTTATGTATATAGCAAATCGTAGAATTTCTGCACAGATTAGAAACCTGGAACAACACAACCCAAACGCTAGAGTTTACTCTATCAATGAGTTTACATATGGCATCATTTTCCCAAATAATAGCGAGCACATCACAAGAGAGACAATTGAGCTTGTTAAGAAAGACCTTGAAGAGGCTATGTCGAGTTGGGAATATTCAAACAGCCCTGAATACAGAATGGTTGTTATAAAAAATGATTTGGAAAAGTGCGATTTACAGACACTTGACGCATATTCTAACTTCTTGTTCGACAAGGCAGCTAAAAAGAAAGTGAGAGTCTATGAGGCGACACTTTCTGATTACAATATTTGCATGGAACAGAAGGAAATCGAGCGAGTTATTGTTGACATTAGAAACAAGGACGATTTATTGGACCCAAGAGTTGAAGTTTATGTGCAGCCTATTTTCGATGTTACAAACAACAATTATCAAAACGCTGAGGCATTGATGCGTCTTGAGGTTCATGGCAGATTAATCTCACCGGATATATTTATTCCTTTGGCTGAAAAGGTGGGATGCATTCATACTCTTACAAGAATTATTCTTAACAAGGTATGTGCAAAGATTTACGAGATTCAGGATTACTACAATTTTGAAGCTGTATCTGTAAATGTTTCACTTTCAGAGTTTATGGATTATTGCCTGCATGATGAATTGATTGATATCATCAAAAATAATGGCATTACATGCGATAGAATTCGTCTTGAAATGACAGAATCTATGACCAGTGACGAAATCGAAGCAATTAGTCACAACATGGAAGAGTTTAATGCCGCAGGTGTACATTTTTATCTTGACGATTTTGGAACAGGTTATTCTAACCTTGAAAGAATTGTCAGCTTACCATTTAGAACAATTAAGTTCGATAAGAGCTTACTATATAAATCAATGGATGACCCTATTTTGCTTAGATTGATTCAAAATATGGTTGATGTGTTTAAGAGCCATGGATTAGTAGTACTTGTAGAAGGTGTTGAAAACAACAAACAGGCTGAACTTTCTATTGGTCTAGGATTCGAATATATCCAGGGATATAAATACGCAGCACCAGTTCCAATCAACAAATTAGAGGAATTCTTTGAGCCTAAGCTAGAGCGCTTGGCCTAAAATAAAGTTATGGACAGATGAAGATTTTGGTTATATAATGCAACTATCATCAAAGTTATTCGATAGTCGATTCGACTTTTATTTCCATGACGTTTTTCATTTTATTAAGGAGAGTTAGATGAGAGAAAAATATGAAAGTTTATCAGTAACAATTTTGCGCGACTTAGCAAAAGCTAGGGGAATAAAAGGCGCATCAGCAATGAAAAAAGCAGATTTGGTAGAAGCTATGCTTGCACAGGACGAAATTGACAAGCAGAATGAAGCTGCATCTGCAGAAAAGTCAGAGCCAGTAGAAAAGGCTGAAAGACCAAAAAAGGTAGAAAGAACAGAAAGACAGGAGAGACCAGAGAAGGCTGAAAAATCTGAGAAGGCAGACAAGACAGAGGTTCCAGCAGATATCCCAATGGACAATCTTATTCCAGCAAGTGGAATTCTTGAGGTAATGGGCGACGGCTTTGGTTTCATCAGATGTGACAACTACATGCCAGGTACAGACGATGTATATGTTAGTCAGTCACAAATCAAAAAGTTTAACCTTAAGACAGGCGATATTATCATAGGTAAGAAGCGTTTCAACAACCCTACAGATAAGTTCGCTGCTCTTATGATTATAGATTCAATCAATGGTTACGATCCTTCAAGAGCTAGCAAGCGCCCTAATTTCGAAGATTTAACACCTATTTTCCCAAATGAACGTATTCGTCTTGAAAGACAGCGCAGCTCAGTAGCGATGCGTATCGTTGATTTGGTTAGCCCAATTGGTAAGGGACAGCGTGGTATGATTGTTTCCCAGCCAAAGGCAGGTAAAACAACACTTCTTAAAGAAGTGGCTACATCAGTTAATTACTCACATCCAGATATGCACCTTATCATTTTGCTTATCGACGAGCGTCCTGAGGAAGTTACCGATATGAAGGACACTATGAGAAACAGCAAAAATGTTGAGGTTATCTATTCAACATTTGATGAGAGTCCAGAACACCACAAGCGTGTTTCAGAAATGGTTATTGAGCGAGCTAAGAGATTAGTAGAGCATGGCCAGGACGTTATGATTCTTTTGGATTCTATCACACGTCTTGCCCGCGCATACAACCTTACAGTACAGCCATCAGGCCGTACACTTTCAGGTGGTCTTGATCCAGCAGCTCTTCACATGCCAAAGAAGTTCTTTGGTGCTGCAAGAAACATGCGTGAAGGCGGTTCCCTTACAATCCTTGCTACAGCACTTGTAGATACAGGTTCCAAGATGGACGATGTTGTATTCGAGGAATTCAAGGGTACAGGTAACATGGAGCTTATTCTTGATAGAAAGCTTTCAGAAAAGAGAATATTCCCAGCTATTGATATCACAGGTTCTGGTACTCGTAGAGAAGACCTTCTTCTTTCAAGAAAAGAGCTTGATGCAATGGAAATTATGAGAAAAGCAATCAATGGTGCTAGAAAAGAAGACGCCGTTGAAACTATTCTTAATATGTTTGCTCACACAAAGAGCAATGACGAATATATCGATATGATTATTCGTAAGAGAGTTATCTAATTCAATTGATATTCAAGGAGGGAAATCATGGCATCAGTAGACGAAACAGCGGTATTTTTACACAAGCAGTGGAACGGTAAAATCGAGACATGTGCAAAGGCACCAGTTAAAAGCAGAGAGGATTTGTCGATTGCTTACACACCAGGTGTTGCAGCTCCATGCCGTATCATTGCTGAAGACCCAGAGGCAGCATATAGCTACACACTTAAAGCAAACACAGTAGCTGTTGTATCTGACGGTTCTGCTGTCCTTGGCCTTGGAAATATTGGACCACTTGCAGCAATGCCAGTTATGGAAGGCAAGTGCGTATTGTTCAAGGAGTTCGGTGGTGTTAATGCATTTCCTATCGTTTTAAATACTCAGGATCCAGACGAAATAGTTGCTGCAGTAAAGGCTATTGCTCCAACATTTGGTGGAATCAATCTTGAGGATATTTCTGCTCCACGTTGCTTCGAAATCGAAGAGCGTCTTAAAAAGGAGCTTGATATTCCAGTATTTCATGATGATCAGCATGGTACAGCAATTGTTGTACTTGCTGGCATTATCAATGCGTTAAAGGTAGTTAACAAGAAAAAAGAAGATTGCAAGGTAGTAGTTAATGGTGCAGGTTCTGCAGGAATAGCCATTACAAAGCTTCTTCTTAGATATGGATTTAAGGATGTCACAATGTGTGATAGGGAAGGAATCATTGGTCCGGACTATCCAAATCTTAATTGGATGCAAAAAGAAATGACTAACGTCACGAACCTTTCACATAAGACTGGTACACTTAAGGATGCCTTAGTTGGTGCGGACATTTTTGTTGGTGTTTCAGCTCCGGGTATTGTATCAAAGGAAATGGTTGCATCTATGGCAAAGGATTCGATTCTTTTTGCTATGGCCAACCCTACACCAGAGATTATGCCTGACGAAGCAAAGGAAGCAGGAGCTAGGGTAATTGGTACAGGACGTTCTGATTTTCCTAATCAGGTTAACAATGTAGTTGCATTCCCTGGTATTTTTAGGGGCGCCCTTGAAGCGAGAGCTACAGCAATCACAGAAGAAATGAAATTGGCAGCAGCAGAAACTATTGCCGGTCTTGTGGATGAAGAGAATCTTTGCGATGATTTCATTTTGCCAGAGGCTTTTGATCCACGTGTTGCAGTAGCAGTAGCAAATGCAATTAAAGCATTGGTTTAAATCAAATAAGTTATAAGTAGTTAGTGAGGAAAATCATGGCAGAACCAAATTTAATATACAAGATTACAATACTAGAATTATTACATCGTAGTGGTTTCCCGCTTAGCAACAGTCAAATCACAGACTTCTTTTTAGAAGGTGATTTGACTGATTATTTCACAGCCCAGCAAGCCATCAGCGACGATGAGGAAGCAGGGCTGATTTTTTCGAAAACTAATCATAATAATACGACCTATTCAATTACAGATGATGGCGTGAAGACCTTGGAGCTATTCAAAGAAAAGATTTCTCCAGCTCTTTCAAAGGATATTAACAAATATCTCAAGGTCAATTCCATTTCCATGAAGGAAGAGAATTCCTACAAGGCAACGTACTTCAAAGCCGATAGGGGTGGCTATGTGGTACAGCTTCGTATTACGGAAAACGATGTTCCGACCATGGATTTAAGCTTTCATGTAGGCTCAAAGGAGCAGGCTGAAACACTATGCAACAATTGGAAGGTACGTAGTGATCAGGTATATGAAGCGGTGATGGATATACTTATGGGGTGAGGTATGAAATCTGTTTACATTAAAATGATTTTAATTGTAACAGTGGCATTATTTATTGTAGTGGGGGCACTACTAGCTTCAGTTGCCGTCATTTCTGACGGCACGCTTAGTAGAAATCAATTCATTAAACTAATCGTTGTTTTTTCCATTTTTTTAATATTAGCCATTATTGTGGCACTGAAAATTGCACAGAATGTTATAAAAGAAATAAATAGCATGAATGAGTTTATGCAACGTCAGTTGGATGCTGTAGATTCGGCAAGTAAGGCAAAAAGTCAGTTTCTTGCTAGTATGTCACATGAAGTAAGGACACCTATTAATGCTATCCTTGGTATGAACGAAATGATTATTAGGGAAAGCTCGGACGAGCAGATTGTAGAGTATGCAACAAATGTTAAACAGGCCGGAAAGGCTTTGCTTGCCCAGGTAAATAGTATTTTGGATTACTCAAAGCTAGAAGAAGGCAAGATGGATATAATCCAGGTAGAGTATGATTTGGCCACAATGATAAATGGTTTTGTAACATCTGTTGCGACTAGAGCTAAATCCAAGGGCTTGAGAATGGAGGTAAATGTAGATACAAACCTGCCAACCACATTATTGGGGGATGATGTTAGATTGGGGCAGGTTATTAATAACTTGCTTACAAATGCAGTAAAATACACTGAAGTAGGTGTAATAACCCTTAATATATGGGAAGAATCAAGGGAAGATGGAGCAATTGATATCGGGGTAAGTGTGCAGGATACGGGAATAGGTATCAAGCCAGAGGACATGGAAAAGCTGTCCGCCTCATTTACGAGAATAGAAGAGGAACGCAATAGAAATATTGAGGGCACAGGTCTTGGAATCCCGATTGTAATAGAAATATTGAGACTTATGGGAAGTGACCTTAAGGTGGAGAGTGTGTATGGCCAGGGTTCTACTTTTTCATTTGTAATCAGACAGGGAATCATTAATGACGAGCCTTTGGGTGACTATAGAAAACGCGTTAAACGCAGCTATAGGCGTAGAAACAAGTACACTTATCCATCTATGCCGAAGGCAAATATCATTGTTGTAGATGACTACGAGATGAATCTTGTGGTGGCAAAGAATCTTATGAAGGTTTATGATTTTATTCCTGATTTGGCAGAATCCGGGCCGGAAGCCGTTACCAGGATAGAAGAGAAGCATTACGACATCATTTTCATGGATCATATGATGCCTGATATGGATGGCGTAGAAACGCTGGAGATTTTGAAAAAGCGACAAATGATAGATGAGTCCACGGCAGTAATTGCTTTGACGGCAAATGCTATCGCAGGAGCTAAAGACTTTTATATATCAAAGGGATTTAACGACTATCTGACTAAGCCAATAGATGCAGAAGCATTGGAACAGGTTTTAACCAAATATGTTCCGGCAGAAAAGATAGTAAAGAAATCCATTAGCGATATTAAGAATAATAAATCACTAACAGTAAATGATGATGAAAGAAAGGCTTTGATTAAAATCTTTGTATCCACGATTCAAGAAACAGCAAAGAATTTGGATAGTTTGTTGGAAGCGGAGGATATTAAAAATTACACTATCAAGGTTCATGGACTGAAGAGTACAGCCAGATTGATAGGCGAAATGTCCATATCAAGTAAAGCTGAGGCTTTAGAGAAAGCAGGAAACGAAAATGATTGGGATTATATAAAATCTCATCATAAGGAATTAATAAGAGAATATCTAAGCCTGGAGAATTCGTACAAAGAGGTTAAAGAAACAAAGAAAAAATTGGATGCAGGGGAATTGAAGGATGCTATTTATTCAATTATAGAAATGGCAAGTGTCTGCGATTACACATCTACGGAGATGGTTATAGATTCATTGGATGAATACGAGATGCCAGAGAATGTAGAATCGGAAATGAAACATGTGCGAGAGCTTCTGCAGAAGCTTGATTATGAGGGTGTTGTTGGATTGGCTAAAAATATGCTTAACAATGGGGGTAACTAATGGATTACGGAGTTTCTAATGAAAAGCAAAGTAAAGTTGCAATTATCAGTTCAAAGTCCAGCTTTTCAGTAATGGGAATTCAAAAAAAGCTGCAGGAATCGGGAATAGAAGGAGTGCCAGTTCGTCCAAGTATTTTTCAGATTGAGGAGGCTATTGATGAGAGTGAGCCAATAATCTACTATTTGGATGATGAGATTTATACTCCAAGCGGAGAAGATTTTTTAAATGAAATGAGGAAGCTATGCTTGGAGCAGGAACGTTTGCTTATACTTGTAGGTGAAGAAGCGGAGTATGAAAAGGCTACAGAAATCATCCCTAAATCGGCAATTGTAGGATGGTTTAATAGGCCTGTTGATATGGATGCTTTGATGGAGACTTTGGAAAAAGCATTAGGGGGAGAAATCAAACCAGCAAGACAGCACCACATTTTAATAGTTGATGACGACACTACATATATGCGAATGCTTCACGAATGGATGAAGGACAGATATCAGATTACTATGCTTGATGCTGGAACAAAGGCTATTCACTGGTTGATGGACAACTCGCAGAATGTAGATTTGATTTTATTAGATTGTGAGATGCCATCAATGGATGGCCCTACAGTTTTTCGAATGTTAAAAGAAGATCCAGGCTCTAGAAATATTCCGGTAATGTTCTTGACTGGCAAGAGCGATAGAGATATGGTTATAAGAGCCGTTGGCTTAGGGCCAGAAGACTATATACTTAAATCCATAGATAAAAAAGAACTTATGGATAAGCTGGAAGATTTCTTTGGCCGTCTGAAGACAATGGAGGATTCAGAAGAAGTAGAAGAGTCTGATGGCAAAACAGGGGTTGTATTTTAGTATATTCCATGTTATACTTGAGAAGCTGTTAATCGGGATGAAATGCGAGACCCTCGCATTTAAGCAGTATTCGAGATTTTTATCTCACAAATTACAGTTGGAAATTGTAAAAAATTATTATGAGAGGTGAAATTAAATGAGACAGGGTATCCATCCAGATTATTACCAGGCTACAGTTACTTGCAACTGCGGTAACACATTCGTAACAGGTTCTACAAAGGAGAGCATCCACGTAGAAATTTGTTCAAAGTGTCATCCATTCTACACAGGCCAGCAGAAAGCTACACAGGCTCGTGGACGTATTGACAAGTTCAACAA
It contains:
- a CDS encoding putative manganese-dependent inorganic diphosphatase, which translates into the protein MPNSVFIIGHKNPDTDSICAAIGYAYLKNALGTGVNYIPKKAGELNKETRYVLDRFGVQEPETISDVGAQLMDIEYRQLEGVDGHISLKKAWEIMLERDVVTLPVIAKTGKLEGVIVNGDIAYSYMDVYDNSILSRARTQYSNIISTLSGRLVTGNPHAYFVKGSVVIASNNREDLKEDISRDDLVIVGNITARQLICIEAGCSCLVVCGASSVDPEVEKAAIDHQVVLITTEYDTFTVARLIHQSMPIRQFMQKEDIISFELDDYVDDVREVMKTVRHRDFPILDENRHYIGMVSRRLLLNMQKKKVILVDHNEKSQAVDGIDQAEVLEIIDHHRLGSLETVSPILFRNQPLGSTATIVSLMFKERGVQIPKEIAGVLCSAILSDTLMFRSPTCTPTDEERARELAKIAGVDVTELATSMFEAGSDFRDRTAEQIFHQDYKIFTSGDIKFGVAQVSSVSKGQLNSIKDEIRKYMDSVLKSSDLNAVFVMLTDILNESTELLFVGGEADKIIADAFRMPVAADSYILDGVVSRKKQLIPPIMESLQE
- a CDS encoding EAL domain-containing protein, yielding MLINGFNIAAERVDLLIALVMLYLTVATKPRRTAVLSVVFYGQILSLANIVLHMASIFLLSFDTALEGFLFRMTVLFYYVTYLGILVLLFSYIHLLSLKQRENLDTLNVVVIVFIAIYMVVVGGVFISDSYVTVIDGAYKFTEWFYVNVWFALLDVVLIVLSTFQNRNEIPRVLMNLIFIFVPFEILTLVIQMIQPQYVILSVTYVVPFMLCYITFHSILYDEVTGCQNKQAFEAHLLSLQKKSKNGKHIGFIYIKFPRLEVVDNYELMYIANRRISAQIRNLEQHNPNARVYSINEFTYGIIFPNNSEHITRETIELVKKDLEEAMSSWEYSNSPEYRMVVIKNDLEKCDLQTLDAYSNFLFDKAAKKKVRVYEATLSDYNICMEQKEIERVIVDIRNKDDLLDPRVEVYVQPIFDVTNNNYQNAEALMRLEVHGRLISPDIFIPLAEKVGCIHTLTRIILNKVCAKIYEIQDYYNFEAVSVNVSLSEFMDYCLHDELIDIIKNNGITCDRIRLEMTESMTSDEIEAISHNMEEFNAAGVHFYLDDFGTGYSNLERIVSLPFRTIKFDKSLLYKSMDDPILLRLIQNMVDVFKSHGLVVLVEGVENNKQAELSIGLGFEYIQGYKYAAPVPINKLEEFFEPKLERLA
- the rho gene encoding transcription termination factor Rho, translating into MREKYESLSVTILRDLAKARGIKGASAMKKADLVEAMLAQDEIDKQNEAASAEKSEPVEKAERPKKVERTERQERPEKAEKSEKADKTEVPADIPMDNLIPASGILEVMGDGFGFIRCDNYMPGTDDVYVSQSQIKKFNLKTGDIIIGKKRFNNPTDKFAALMIIDSINGYDPSRASKRPNFEDLTPIFPNERIRLERQRSSVAMRIVDLVSPIGKGQRGMIVSQPKAGKTTLLKEVATSVNYSHPDMHLIILLIDERPEEVTDMKDTMRNSKNVEVIYSTFDESPEHHKRVSEMVIERAKRLVEHGQDVMILLDSITRLARAYNLTVQPSGRTLSGGLDPAALHMPKKFFGAARNMREGGSLTILATALVDTGSKMDDVVFEEFKGTGNMELILDRKLSEKRIFPAIDITGSGTRREDLLLSRKELDAMEIMRKAINGARKEDAVETILNMFAHTKSNDEYIDMIIRKRVI
- a CDS encoding NAD(P)-dependent malic enzyme gives rise to the protein MASVDETAVFLHKQWNGKIETCAKAPVKSREDLSIAYTPGVAAPCRIIAEDPEAAYSYTLKANTVAVVSDGSAVLGLGNIGPLAAMPVMEGKCVLFKEFGGVNAFPIVLNTQDPDEIVAAVKAIAPTFGGINLEDISAPRCFEIEERLKKELDIPVFHDDQHGTAIVVLAGIINALKVVNKKKEDCKVVVNGAGSAGIAITKLLLRYGFKDVTMCDREGIIGPDYPNLNWMQKEMTNVTNLSHKTGTLKDALVGADIFVGVSAPGIVSKEMVASMAKDSILFAMANPTPEIMPDEAKEAGARVIGTGRSDFPNQVNNVVAFPGIFRGALEARATAITEEMKLAAAETIAGLVDEENLCDDFILPEAFDPRVAVAVANAIKALV
- a CDS encoding DUF4364 family protein; this encodes MAEPNLIYKITILELLHRSGFPLSNSQITDFFLEGDLTDYFTAQQAISDDEEAGLIFSKTNHNNTTYSITDDGVKTLELFKEKISPALSKDINKYLKVNSISMKEENSYKATYFKADRGGYVVQLRITENDVPTMDLSFHVGSKEQAETLCNNWKVRSDQVYEAVMDILMG
- a CDS encoding ATP-binding protein, with amino-acid sequence MKSVYIKMILIVTVALFIVVGALLASVAVISDGTLSRNQFIKLIVVFSIFLILAIIVALKIAQNVIKEINSMNEFMQRQLDAVDSASKAKSQFLASMSHEVRTPINAILGMNEMIIRESSDEQIVEYATNVKQAGKALLAQVNSILDYSKLEEGKMDIIQVEYDLATMINGFVTSVATRAKSKGLRMEVNVDTNLPTTLLGDDVRLGQVINNLLTNAVKYTEVGVITLNIWEESREDGAIDIGVSVQDTGIGIKPEDMEKLSASFTRIEEERNRNIEGTGLGIPIVIEILRLMGSDLKVESVYGQGSTFSFVIRQGIINDEPLGDYRKRVKRSYRRRNKYTYPSMPKANIIVVDDYEMNLVVAKNLMKVYDFIPDLAESGPEAVTRIEEKHYDIIFMDHMMPDMDGVETLEILKKRQMIDESTAVIALTANAIAGAKDFYISKGFNDYLTKPIDAEALEQVLTKYVPAEKIVKKSISDIKNNKSLTVNDDERKALIKIFVSTIQETAKNLDSLLEAEDIKNYTIKVHGLKSTARLIGEMSISSKAEALEKAGNENDWDYIKSHHKELIREYLSLENSYKEVKETKKKLDAGELKDAIYSIIEMASVCDYTSTEMVIDSLDEYEMPENVESEMKHVRELLQKLDYEGVVGLAKNMLNNGGN
- a CDS encoding response regulator, with amino-acid sequence MDYGVSNEKQSKVAIISSKSSFSVMGIQKKLQESGIEGVPVRPSIFQIEEAIDESEPIIYYLDDEIYTPSGEDFLNEMRKLCLEQERLLILVGEEAEYEKATEIIPKSAIVGWFNRPVDMDALMETLEKALGGEIKPARQHHILIVDDDTTYMRMLHEWMKDRYQITMLDAGTKAIHWLMDNSQNVDLILLDCEMPSMDGPTVFRMLKEDPGSRNIPVMFLTGKSDRDMVIRAVGLGPEDYILKSIDKKELMDKLEDFFGRLKTMEDSEEVEESDGKTGVVF
- the rpmE gene encoding 50S ribosomal protein L31 yields the protein MRQGIHPDYYQATVTCNCGNTFVTGSTKESIHVEICSKCHPFYTGQQKATQARGRIDKFNKKYGIDAK